Part of the Vigna unguiculata cultivar IT97K-499-35 chromosome 3, ASM411807v1, whole genome shotgun sequence genome, ACCTTAACACCAAAACAACACAACATAGGTGATGACAATAAGGGATTAAAGtgaaagataataatattatagcaTATGAAACCCTTGTATTTATCTTATTTCTGAACTAATGTAGTACATTAAATACATGACTTTGGACATAAACACCAGTTAGAGTATGGAAAATTTGCCTTTGATATTTTGTTTCTCAACCATGTCCAAGCTTTTAACTATGCTATCCAAAAAATTTCTTCACCACCTTTCATATACTTCCAATCATAGCCACCCACATCACCTTCCATAActtatttccttttatattcAAACCCAGCAtataaaattgatcaaaatgTTGTAAGTTTTGGTTATGTTGTGTTGTTAATACTCCAAACCATTTAAAACAAAGATTCCAAGTAAAGTTAGATATCATACACTCAAAGAAAAGATGTTGAACTAATTCTTCGAATGCACCACATAAAGGACATAAATTGCAGGATAATTGCACTtatcttttaactaaattatctTTTGTGGCTACGCAATTCAAACCCACTCTCCAGACAAAGTGTAGTGCACTAGGGATTACTTTTAATTTCcaaattgttttgaaaaactCAATATGTTTCCCATTGGTATTATTTTGTATGATGTTATAAGCTGACTTAACAGTAAAAATTTTGGTTTGTTCTCCCTTCCATTCCCATGTGTCTTGTTCTTGAGTTGATGGTCCATAATGTGAGATTTCTTCCCTAAAtccattaatttgatttaattccCACTCAAACCATTCCCTTATCCATCTAAATTTCCATTCCCACATCATGTTATTCCAAATGCCCGTCTTTGATACCAACAATTGTTTTTCAAATGAATTGTTATACATCCTAGGGTATTTGGTGCCAACGATAATTCTCTATTCCACTTATCAtgccaaaaattaaatttattcccCTTTCCTAATCTCTATGTTAGATTATTGTCGAACCAATTCAGATATTGCTCTAATCTTGTTACTTTCTTTAAATCCCTCCACCACATTGATTCATATTTTGTTATAGTTTCTTTATTGAGCTCTCTCCAATCCCCATactttgataataatatatCCCTCCAACCACTGTAGTTTTCAGTTACAAGCCTCCATTTCCATTTAGCTAAAAGTGCCTCATTAAATGATTGTATGTGTTTTATTCCTAGGCCTCCTTTATCTTTTGGTCTGCAGATGTTTATCCATTTTACTCATGCTATTTTCTTTCCCTCTGATCtccatcaccataaaatttgTCTTTGAATATTTGTGATTTCTTTAATCAGCAATTTTGGTGCTTtgcaaaaagataaaaagaagagagagagtaCGGTGATTACAGATTTAATCACGGTAACTCTTTACGGAAACGATAATCGTCTACCTTTTCACCTTAGTAgtcttttcttgattttaagAATCATACTTTGGcacatctttttctttctaGAATTATCTTCTGTTGGGATTCCTAAATACATGAATGGTATTGTCATGTTAATGCAGTTCAATGTCATCCTTATTTGTGATACTTGTCGTTCTCTTGTTCAATGTCCACTGTTGTTTCAGAGTACTGCATTTAGTTATAGATGGATGTGAAGTAATCCTTCCATGCTCGACTAACAACACTGTGGGTGAAGTGTTGCGATATCTTTGTGGCTTATGAAGGGTAACATCTATCTAAAGGAGAGATATTCAAAGTGATTGGTCTTCTACATTTGATGAAAATAAGGTTTTGGCACCAGTTTAGTTTTAtggttttcattattttctactACTGTTTGTACACctgtattcatttttaataaatttcattgACTAATATGAAATTCCTTTGATTTAAATATCCTATTTTTGATTTAAGTACAATTGGTTTTAGTACCCTGCATGCAGTATGAAGAGTGAATATTTGAATGTGCCTCTATATGTCTATATTTATTACAACATCATTTTTCCGTCTTTTGTTCTGAGGCGTACTCAAAAAAGCACGTGAAAATAAATGATGGAATGGTTTGCTTGATTGAAAGTACAGGGGGTTTCAATCAagtcttaaaatttaaataaattaaaagaaataagtttcattttaattttagataaaaTCTCGACATGTTATCAtcaaaatgtaatttaatttttgtatagtATTATTCAAATGATAGATACATGAATATACCGtcgttatttatttatatataacactcaaataaaaaaaaattgcgaGAGATGGAAAAGAGCATTGAACCaaagaaagaacaaaaataggaaGTAGATTTAAGacttaagaaaaatatgataGGAAGTGAAGTGCAGAATGAGAAATAGGTGTAAATTGTAGTTACTTTAGTGAAAGAGGTAGGGCTAAAGAGTTTGAGTAGTTTTGTTTGGTTGTGGAGCTTAAAGCCATGGAGGaagggaaaagaaagaagaggGCATGAATGATTGAGAAATGAGAAGTGATATTCAAAGTGGTTCTGTAATGCATGGACCCCTCTTTTGTCTCCCTATAGCCACCTACAAAACTTGCCTACCCCTACATAACCCATTATACCATTGCTTAAGCCTTCTAAATTCTTCCTTACCCCATCCCTCTCTTTTCGATTCAGTAAATTTCAACATCTTCCATCTTATCAAAATCATGCCAAACTCCTACCTCTTTCCCTTTGACCATACCCCAATCATTTTTCAATATCACCGACTTCAATTTCCTCCCTTGCCAGCTAGCTAGCTTTAGACAATCCTAACCAAACCCACCTGAACTACAGTACCCCAAATTCAccacaatttatatatataaaccctAAATACATTGTATAATTTCTCTCTTTTAacgtttttcttttcttcttatcttctttctattttcttcctaTCTCTCATCTTGAAGTCCACGTTTCTCATAACTCTATATATATACACAGATCTTCCACCAAACATAAAACACATCTTGTACTAAAATCActcacacgcacacgcacacgccTGCTCCCAACCCTAATCTACGacaaaaacagaaactgcaATCCCCTAACATCACATCCACAGGTGCTACTTCTTACCCTCCAAAACAACAACCTTAACATGTCCGCAGCCGTGGCCGCCGCCGCCGCAGCCGCCGCCATGTCGGGGTACCACAACTCCACGCGGAGACAACACACTGATCACGACTTGCCCTTACCGTCGCAGCGAGTGTGCGTGGCTCCTCCTCTGAGCAGGTACGAGTCCCAGAAGCGGCGCGACTGGAACACCTTCGGCCAGTACCTCAAGAACCACCGTCCACCTTTGACCCTCTCCCGCTGCAGCGGCGCCCACGTGCTGGAGTTCCTGCGCTACCTCGACCAGTTCGGAAAAACCAAGGTGCACGCCGAAACCTGCGCCTACTTCGGAAACTCCCACCCGCCTGGTCCCTGCTCGTGTCCCTTGAAGCAGGCGTGGGGCAGCTTGGACGCGCTGATCGGGAGGCTGCGCGCGGCGTTCGAGGAGCACGGCGGCGCGCCGGAGATGAACCCGTTCGGGACACGCGCGGTGAGGCTGTACCTGAGGGAAGTTCGCGACGCGCAGGCGAAGGCGAGAGGCATAGCGtatgagaagaagaagagaaagaaggcTGAAACGCATGATGATGTGATGAGCATGATGGGTTCCAGTGATGCCACTTACTGTGGTTATGGTGGTGCCTTTCTTCCTCAGCAGGTGCTGTCTGATTCAAATGCCACAACTTCTTCCTCCATCCCTGATGGGGTTTCCTATTTCTCTTCCCACTGTGGCTTCAATTGATTCTGAATTTGTGATGCATGCTGCAAAATCAGTGCTTCATTATGATaggatataataataatattattttatggttAGTGAGGTGTGGTAGGGTTCAGAGTTGCACCAAGTGTGGTCATTCTTAGAACCTTGTCATAATTAATAGTATCTGATTAATATATTGCAGGATTTCGTTCTATATATGGTTTGCTGAAAAAGTTTTTAGGAATTCCTGCATTGTGGAACCTGCAAAATATGTTAGAATAAGTCTGAATTTCATTAATACCTATACTTTTCCACTCTTTGTTTATTCATTTTGAACTGATATACATACCGATGGTTATTGTTTGTCgataaatatatagtttttcGCATTCCTTCAAAAAATGggatataagattttttttttttttacagttacggaagttttagtattttttcGATTTTAACAGATATTATCGTCtcattttataaatgttttattccATTTTTCTCGGAAAGATACAAAAAGGTAatcataaaattgaaagaaaaaaaattagtagtAATGTATCCTtggttttcaaaataacaaataaaattcgACCTTCTAAATTACAATCAAATTCAAACTGATGGTGTAGTTTCTATCAAAAGTCGACAAGAATTATAAGTGGATGGGATGTTATGGTTAGGTAAATCCACAAGGTTGAAAAGAGATTTGCAAATGATTACGCTTTAgtaattattacttatttatgtAGTAGAAatactttttcattttgtacAACTTAAAACCACTATTGTTTCTCCCAAATCATGATTATCTCAACACTActtgtttgtatatatatatatatatatatatatatatatatatatatatatatatatatatatatatatatatatatatatatatatatatatatatatatatatatatatatattatatatatatatatatatatatatatatatatatatatatatatatatatatatatatatatatatatatatttatatatttaagataGGTTTGGACAGATTGATAAAttttgtgacatcccatttaggTAGAATTGActacttaataaaatatcacatgATCCTAATAATAAAGAGCAAGGCAATTGATAAAAACAATGGACAAAGAATTCACTTTTACAGTCATCCAAATGAACACTAGAAAAGGGGGTTCTAGGCATACAACCATGCCATAGTCAAAACAGAAACAACCAGATTCATAGTTATGCAAAATAAAAGCCCCTAGAGCAAGGGATTTCAAAGGCACTAAGGCCAAAGAAATGTTCTTCGAGGGCCACATCAACGAGCCCACTAAGCTGCACCGCTACCACCATCAGGCCTACTTCCAGAAGTATTtccatctgctcacaccaatggtgatcatcgcaaaagggaAATCAGAACAAGGACACACACACAATAGAAATagcagggtaagctagagtgaaTTAAATTATACATGTTATTGCAGCGAAATATTTAGAAACAGTCCAACATACAACACAGTAGGCACGAGAATAACATTTTAACAAATAAGCAAGactctatgactcaattatccagataTATATACTAGGAtcagattcactggacgcttgcacttgtggtggcctctactgctctgtagagccattgccaatgcgtttcaccctaccacacacaagattagcctttaagcgtctaaagccattatcttgccaaagactagggcctcccgctactctcaccacttgggtcagttgctctacttgagactcactgaccctttagagtttcgggatgcgatccttacttgaatccttatcctaatatatacactactcaccaccatgagatctccccacgagactcatggaattacgcctatcacacaATCAGAATCATTTTTCTCATACAATTCCACTTCCCTTAATACCTTCATCCAATTCTCATGTTAAGACATTTCAAAGCCACAAATCCATGATCAACCTCATACCAAGCATGCCAATTTCATTCATAAGTCCAAACACCCAAGCATATTCACGTACATCATATTTAGGACGAATAATTTAGACAATATATGcatcaaatcatcaaaacaGTCATGAAGACAGTGTCCTCACTCACCACTGCACTGACCTCGCCCAAGCTAGggacctcgctcaggcgaggtgctTGCCTCGTTCAAAATCGTgggttctcgcctaggcgagacatgcaacAGTGGCCCTTGGGAGAATTcacgagctctcgctcaggcgaggccttctcgcctgagcgagagagtGCGTCGCTCAAAACGTGACTGGCCGCCTAGGCGAGCGCTCGAGGCAGAATCTTGGGCGAGCTTCTGCTattctcacctaggcgagacgagctcgcctgggcgagaatacCAGTTCTCCCCCACTGTTCCGCGCATGCAACCCAGAACAAACAAACCAAACATCATACTTTTGATTTCCACACAAGCACAAACATTTTCCAACTCATTTTATGCAACAACAAAAGGGAAAACAAGCACCCACAACGAAAGACGAAGaaaactagcttcccttaccttgcttAGATGCTAACAACACGACACTGACCCGCAACAGAAATACCACGGCTCCAAGAACTATATTAGAGAGCTGGAAATAGAAGATTCGTACAAAACGAAGTTAAGAGACTTAGCCCTAACTTGACCAACGTGCTTAAACAGTGCGAAAAGGAGAAGGAACAGACCAGAAGCCGTAAAGCTCAGCTTACCTGGAAATA contains:
- the LOC114176502 gene encoding protein G1-like1, whose protein sequence is MSAAVAAAAAAAAMSGYHNSTRRQHTDHDLPLPSQRVCVAPPLSRYESQKRRDWNTFGQYLKNHRPPLTLSRCSGAHVLEFLRYLDQFGKTKVHAETCAYFGNSHPPGPCSCPLKQAWGSLDALIGRLRAAFEEHGGAPEMNPFGTRAVRLYLREVRDAQAKARGIAYEKKKRKKAETHDDVMSMMGSSDATYCGYGGAFLPQQVLSDSNATTSSSIPDGVSYFSSHCGFN